One part of the Vitis riparia cultivar Riparia Gloire de Montpellier isolate 1030 chromosome 8, EGFV_Vit.rip_1.0, whole genome shotgun sequence genome encodes these proteins:
- the LOC117921238 gene encoding ricin B-like lectin R40G3, protein MEFPFGHHHHTHHHRPEYGAGEEEEYLQPPPPPPLIHSPPPPPAYFHGEDEPPPPAYFYGEDEPPPPRAQVHHISHADPPRPPPSSHVHHISHVEDQGFGRENYTHEGPPYARPPPVSYSASASVRHVSHHLNPQQPQGTEQVETHHLHHLPGFLHHHNEAHGVGSNLSNKPTVRVFCKAKPNHSLTILDGKVYLAPSDKTDMLQHWIKDEKYSTSVKDEEGFPSFALVNKATGQAMKHSIGASHPVQLIPYNPDVLDESVLWTESKDLGDNFRSIRMINNIHLNVDALHGDRSHGGVHDCTTIVLNKWKKGDNQLWKISPY, encoded by the exons ATGGAATTCCCATTTGGGCATCACCATCACACCCATCATCACAGGCCTGAATATGGCGCAGGCGAAGAAGAAGAGTACCTGCAGCCCCCACCCCCACCGCCTCTTATTCATTCTCCGCCACCACCGCCAGCATATTTTCATGGAGAAGATGAACCACCACCGCCAGCATATTTTTATGGAGAAGATGAACCACCACCGCCGCGGGCACAAGTGCATCACATTTCCCATGCTGATCCACCGCGACCACCGCCTTCATCGCACGTGCATCATATTTCACATGTAGAAGATCAAGGCTTTGGCCGCGAAAATTACACGCACGAAGGGCCTCCTTATGCTCGACCGCCGCCTGTTTCCTATTCCGCCTCTGCTTCTGTCCGGCATGTCTCTCACCATTTGAACCCTCAGCAGCCTCAGGGTACTGAACAGGTTGAAAcccatcatcttcatcatttgCCAGGTTTCCTTCATCATCACAACGAAGCCCACGGGGTAGGTTCTAACCTGTCCAATAAACCCACTGTGAGGGTTTTCTGCAAGGCCAAGCCTAATCACTCCCTTACCATCCTAGATGGGAAGGTCTATCTGGCGCCATCCGACAAAACCGACATGCTCCAA CACTGGATCAAAGATGAGAAATACAGCACAAGTGTGAAGGACGAAGAGGGATTTCCAAGCTTTGCTTTGGTTAATAAAGCCACCGGTCAGGCAATGAAACATTCAATTGGGGCTTCTCATCCT GTGCAGCTGATCCCTTACAATCCAGATGTCCTTGATGAGTCTGTTCTATGGACTGAAAGCAAGGACTTGGGAGATAATTTCAGAAGTATCAGGATGATCAATAACATTCACTTGAATGTTGATGCTTTACATGGGGATAGGAGCCATGGAGGTGTCCATGACTGTACTACTATTGTGCTCAACAAGTGGAAGAAAGGAGATAACCAGCTATGGAAAATCAGCCCCTACT GA